In Candidatus Cloacimonadota bacterium, the following proteins share a genomic window:
- a CDS encoding four helix bundle protein has product MKNKKQEERTKTKKVHYFRDLSERLLDFVVQTIKFLRTLPHDKEYDVFRYQLSKSSSSIGANYEESQACTKNEFKQRISICLRESRETNYWFKVIDALALGDENKRKSLLRESHEIKLIFGSIHTKCFKGRQDE; this is encoded by the coding sequence ATTAAAAATAAGAAACAAGAAGAAAGAACAAAGACTAAAAAAGTTCATTATTTTCGCGATCTTTCAGAAAGGCTTCTTGATTTTGTAGTTCAAACAATAAAATTTCTGAGAACTTTACCACACGATAAAGAATATGATGTTTTCAGATATCAGTTATCTAAATCATCTTCATCCATCGGAGCCAATTATGAGGAATCTCAGGCTTGTACTAAAAATGAATTCAAACAAAGAATATCAATTTGTCTTCGGGAATCACGAGAAACCAATTACTGGTTTAAAGTTATTGATGCTTTAGCATTAGGAGATGAAAATAAAAGAAAATCTTTACTAAGAGAGTCACATGAAATAAAGTTGATTTTCGGTTCCATCCATACAAAATGTTTTAAAGGAAGACAAGATGAATAA